The Sedimentisphaera salicampi genome includes a region encoding these proteins:
- a CDS encoding ABC transporter ATP-binding protein, translating into MLKKFIQYYKPHKGLLILSLGAAVIGSAITVFIPVITRGLLNDHLPEENMRAISISVAVLFAMVTAASILAYIRVKWGHILGVRMETDMRADIFRHIQKLSFNYFDNVKTGHIMSRISNDLNQIAEIAHHAPEDLLISAIVIIGAFIMMFSFNPVLAGAALIPLIVIVSWGILYGGMMRKGFRRVRRKIADINSSVENSVQGIREVKAFANEPEEIEKFHSVNYSFKTAKERMYGIMSIFFSFMTFLTESYFLVVICVGVFLIKADQLTAGDLVAFILYVHLILKPIQRLVNFSEQLQRGFACFERFIEIMEIEPDIVDCDNPVELRDVQGHIQFEGLSFSYDGKNYVLKDLDLTIPANKTAALVGESGAGKSTIVSLVPRFYEPQNGRITIDGVDIMKLKRKFLRENIGIVQQSAFLFDATIRENIMYGRLDASEEEIIEAARKANILKYIQSLPDGFDTMVGERGVKLSGGQKQRLSIARVFLKDPPIFIFDEATSALDSESEALIQSSLELLSKDRTTIVIAHRLSTVRDADKIIVLKDGRKIEEGSHEELIAQEGQYHSFYTMNVL; encoded by the coding sequence ATGCTGAAGAAATTCATACAATACTACAAACCCCACAAGGGCCTTCTGATTCTTTCCCTTGGTGCGGCGGTGATAGGTTCTGCTATTACCGTTTTCATCCCTGTAATAACAAGAGGGCTTCTCAATGACCATCTGCCCGAAGAGAATATGAGGGCTATCAGTATCAGTGTGGCGGTGCTGTTTGCGATGGTTACCGCTGCCTCAATACTCGCCTACATCCGCGTGAAGTGGGGGCATATTCTGGGCGTTCGCATGGAAACGGATATGCGTGCAGATATCTTCCGCCATATCCAGAAGCTCAGCTTCAATTATTTCGATAACGTAAAAACCGGCCATATTATGAGCCGCATATCCAACGACCTCAACCAGATAGCAGAAATCGCACACCACGCACCAGAAGACCTGCTGATATCAGCGATCGTGATTATCGGCGCATTTATTATGATGTTCAGCTTTAATCCCGTGCTTGCAGGAGCAGCTCTTATCCCGCTGATTGTTATAGTGTCCTGGGGGATCCTGTACGGCGGGATGATGCGCAAGGGCTTCAGGCGGGTTCGCCGGAAAATTGCCGATATAAACAGCTCTGTAGAAAATTCTGTGCAGGGGATAAGGGAGGTTAAGGCGTTTGCCAACGAGCCCGAAGAGATTGAAAAATTCCATTCTGTAAACTACAGCTTCAAAACCGCAAAGGAGCGTATGTATGGAATTATGAGCATTTTCTTCTCGTTTATGACATTCCTCACTGAGTCCTATTTTCTCGTAGTGATTTGTGTGGGCGTGTTTCTGATAAAGGCAGACCAGCTTACTGCCGGCGATCTTGTAGCATTCATCCTGTATGTGCACCTTATCCTGAAGCCCATTCAGAGGCTTGTGAATTTTTCAGAGCAGCTTCAGAGGGGCTTTGCATGCTTCGAGCGATTCATTGAGATTATGGAGATCGAGCCGGATATCGTTGACTGCGATAATCCCGTGGAGCTCAGAGATGTTCAGGGGCATATTCAATTTGAGGGGCTCTCCTTCAGCTACGACGGCAAGAATTATGTCCTCAAGGACCTGGACCTCACCATCCCCGCAAACAAAACAGCCGCTCTGGTAGGTGAATCGGGGGCGGGAAAATCCACCATCGTTTCGCTTGTGCCCAGATTTTATGAGCCTCAGAATGGCAGAATAACAATCGACGGGGTGGATATAATGAAGCTCAAGCGAAAGTTTCTCCGCGAGAATATCGGGATCGTTCAGCAGTCTGCATTCCTCTTTGATGCAACGATACGCGAGAATATAATGTACGGCAGGCTCGATGCCTCCGAAGAGGAAATCATAGAGGCAGCGAGAAAGGCAAATATCCTCAAATATATTCAGTCCCTGCCGGACGGATTTGATACGATGGTCGGTGAGAGGGGCGTAAAGCTCTCAGGCGGACAGAAGCAGAGGCTGTCGATTGCGAGGGTGTTTTTGAAAGACCCGCCGATATTTATCTTCGATGAGGCCACAAGCGCGCTCGATTCCGAATCCGAAGCGCTGATCCAAAGTTCGCTGGAGCTTCTCAGCAAAGACCGCACCACCATAGTAATTGCGCACCGGCTCTCTACGGTGCGGGATGCGGATAAGATTATTGTGCTCAAAGACGGCAGGAAAATCGAAGAAGGCAGCCACGAAGAACTCATCGCTCAAGAAGGCCAGTACCACAGCTTCTACACAATGAACGTGCTGTGA
- the truA gene encoding tRNA pseudouridine(38-40) synthase TruA yields MDKNIKMTVAYDGSAYHGWAKQKDAVSVQQTLEEALAALFERKVNVCGTSRTDAGVHALGQVANMVVDTPIPLENIKRAVNNILPEDICITGIEEVPLDFDPIGSPVKKHYRYSIYTGRDKPIFNWRTLWHYPRPLNTGKMAEAARLMEGTKDYKSFASAKDCRTDSIRTIFQCSVREETELVIIDVVGNRFMYNMVRNMVGTLVEVGRGRWKPEQMEEIFAAKDRKAAGQLAPPNGLCLVKIYYD; encoded by the coding sequence TTGGATAAGAATATCAAAATGACCGTTGCCTACGACGGCAGCGCATACCACGGCTGGGCAAAGCAGAAGGATGCTGTGAGCGTGCAGCAGACTCTCGAGGAGGCGCTTGCAGCCCTCTTTGAGAGAAAGGTGAACGTTTGCGGAACAAGCAGGACTGATGCCGGCGTGCACGCCCTCGGGCAGGTGGCGAATATGGTAGTAGATACGCCGATACCGCTCGAGAATATCAAACGTGCAGTAAATAATATCCTGCCGGAAGATATCTGCATCACCGGCATTGAAGAGGTGCCGCTGGATTTCGATCCGATCGGCTCGCCTGTGAAAAAGCATTACCGATACTCAATCTACACCGGCAGGGATAAGCCCATTTTCAACTGGCGAACCCTCTGGCATTACCCCCGCCCCCTCAATACCGGCAAAATGGCCGAGGCCGCAAGGCTGATGGAAGGTACGAAGGACTACAAGTCTTTCGCCTCCGCCAAGGACTGCAGGACAGACAGCATCAGAACAATCTTCCAGTGCAGTGTGCGGGAAGAGACGGAGCTTGTGATTATCGATGTTGTGGGCAACAGGTTTATGTATAATATGGTGCGGAATATGGTGGGAACTCTCGTGGAGGTGGGCAGAGGAAGATGGAAGCCCGAGCAGATGGAAGAAATCTTCGCCGCCAAAGACCGCAAAGCCGCAGGACAGCTCGCCCCGCCAAACGGCCTATGCCTTGTAAAGATTTATTACGATTGA
- a CDS encoding pyridoxal phosphate-dependent aminotransferase, whose protein sequence is MRRHIVHEGASQLTYEIREIVAVAHQLQALGVDITWENIGDPIEKGESVPGWIKEIIKDLVSSDYTYGYTDTQGAIETRDFLAEQVNIRGGCQITANDIAFFNGLGDAVAKVFGFLKREARVLGPSPAYSTHSSAEAAHSGYEHLTYKLNPDNNWIPDLEDIENKVKYNDSIAGILLINPDNPTGAVYSRELLEEIVAIAKKNKIFIVCDEIYAHIVYNGAETVHLSEVIGNIPGIALRGISKEFPWPGARCGWIEVFNQDKYPEFKSYISSLINAKRLEVCSTSLPQYAIPKVIGDPRYIDHLTRRKKMFEKRANEAYEFFSKVKGVKVNRPQGAFYMSVLFEDGALNCSQKLEIKDPEVRRFVENKVQNVPPDKRFVYYLLGAAGVCVVPLTGFCCGRMGFRVTLLESDEKKRLWTWKTIAENIEKYLSS, encoded by the coding sequence TTGAGAAGACATATAGTTCACGAAGGCGCAAGCCAGCTCACTTACGAGATCAGGGAGATTGTGGCAGTAGCCCATCAGCTTCAGGCTCTCGGCGTGGACATTACTTGGGAGAATATCGGCGATCCGATTGAGAAGGGCGAGTCTGTTCCCGGCTGGATAAAGGAGATTATCAAAGATCTCGTAAGCAGCGACTACACCTACGGCTATACAGACACGCAGGGGGCAATCGAAACGCGTGATTTTCTCGCTGAACAGGTGAATATCCGCGGGGGCTGCCAGATAACTGCAAACGATATTGCATTCTTCAACGGGCTTGGAGATGCGGTAGCGAAAGTTTTCGGCTTTCTCAAGAGGGAGGCGAGGGTGCTCGGCCCATCGCCGGCATATTCCACCCACTCCTCCGCAGAGGCTGCGCATTCAGGCTATGAGCACCTTACATACAAGCTCAATCCGGACAACAACTGGATTCCCGATCTCGAAGACATCGAAAATAAAGTGAAATACAACGACTCAATCGCCGGAATCCTCCTGATAAATCCGGACAACCCCACAGGCGCGGTGTATTCCCGTGAACTGCTTGAGGAGATTGTGGCTATCGCAAAGAAGAACAAGATTTTCATCGTCTGCGATGAGATATACGCCCATATAGTTTACAACGGGGCTGAAACGGTTCATCTCAGCGAGGTTATAGGCAATATTCCCGGGATAGCGCTTCGGGGAATCTCCAAGGAGTTCCCTTGGCCCGGCGCACGCTGCGGGTGGATTGAGGTTTTCAATCAGGATAAGTATCCCGAGTTTAAGAGCTATATCTCAAGCCTTATAAACGCAAAACGCCTTGAGGTATGCTCAACCAGCCTCCCGCAATACGCGATTCCGAAGGTAATCGGAGACCCAAGATACATCGACCACCTCACAAGACGCAAGAAGATGTTTGAAAAAAGGGCAAACGAGGCCTACGAATTCTTCAGCAAGGTAAAGGGCGTTAAGGTGAACAGGCCTCAGGGGGCATTTTATATGTCTGTGCTGTTTGAAGACGGAGCCCTGAACTGCTCGCAGAAGCTTGAGATAAAAGACCCCGAGGTGCGCAGATTCGTTGAGAATAAGGTGCAGAATGTACCGCCGGACAAGCGATTCGTTTACTACCTGCTCGGAGCGGCAGGGGTTTGCGTTGTACCGCTGACAGGATTCTGTTGCGGAAGGATGGGATTCAGAGTAACGCTTCTGGAATCCGACGAGAAAAAACGGCTTTGGACGTGGAAAACCATAGCCGAGAATATCGAAAAGTATCTTTCAAGCTGA
- a CDS encoding IS110 family transposase: MKNIIGIDVSKDRFDVYCKTTKEYTSYSSDASDIDKLAEYCQKQEPELVVMEATGGYEFKMASVLMAKGLPVSIVNPGRVKEFAKSLGILAKTDKICARKISLFAEAVKPRQHSQIDEQRREIKELTVRREQLVKMRTAEKNRLDKAFEKTTLNSIKSTIDFLERQINDLDKTISELIEKVPRLKKKTEILTSIPGVGEKTASMLVAAMPELGTLNRRQIAMLVGVAPINRDSGKMRGKRATGGGRKGVRDKLFMPALTIVRFNPALKCFYERLVEKGKPKKVALTATMRKLVCIMNTMLQNETFWQNKLLRGEAGFGAEPQEKSI, from the coding sequence ATGAAAAACATTATTGGCATTGATGTTTCAAAAGATCGTTTTGATGTTTATTGTAAAACTACTAAAGAGTACACTTCTTACAGTAGTGATGCTTCAGACATTGATAAGTTGGCTGAATACTGCCAAAAACAAGAACCAGAACTTGTTGTTATGGAGGCAACTGGCGGCTATGAGTTTAAGATGGCTTCTGTGCTTATGGCCAAAGGCTTACCTGTTTCAATTGTGAATCCAGGCAGGGTTAAAGAGTTTGCAAAATCTTTAGGTATCTTAGCCAAAACAGATAAGATTTGTGCCAGAAAAATATCTCTATTTGCAGAAGCCGTTAAACCAAGGCAGCATTCTCAAATTGACGAGCAAAGACGTGAAATAAAAGAACTTACAGTTCGAAGAGAGCAGCTCGTTAAGATGCGTACAGCAGAGAAAAACAGATTAGATAAGGCGTTTGAGAAGACAACTTTGAACAGTATTAAATCAACAATTGATTTTCTTGAAAGGCAAATTAATGACCTCGACAAGACTATCTCAGAGCTGATTGAAAAGGTGCCAAGGTTAAAGAAGAAAACTGAAATACTTACCAGCATACCGGGTGTAGGCGAGAAAACTGCATCAATGCTTGTTGCAGCTATGCCCGAGCTGGGAACGCTTAATCGCAGGCAGATCGCCATGCTTGTAGGGGTTGCTCCAATCAATAGAGACAGCGGTAAAATGAGGGGCAAAAGAGCTACGGGAGGCGGCAGAAAAGGTGTCAGGGATAAACTTTTTATGCCGGCTTTAACAATCGTAAGGTTCAATCCGGCATTGAAATGTTTCTATGAAAGACTTGTTGAAAAGGGAAAACCCAAGAAGGTTGCCCTTACCGCAACGATGAGAAAACTTGTGTGTATCATGAATACAATGCTGCAAAACGAAACCTTTTGGCAAAATAAATTGTTAAGAGGAGAGGCGGGGTTTGGGGCAGAGCCCCAAGAAAAATCTATTTAA
- a CDS encoding PASTA domain-containing protein, which yields MRFPKVLLSVFLCISIACSSFAGSILDVSPSNAVKGEAAIISLDCDGTSFTADPVQGVWLFKGSQLIKAESYTVLGDKQLEAELDVSGGVSVGLWTVVISSESGVLYLEDSFLVYTPDLSDDGVVDALDFSLFAKHFLEVMPGYTLVPDLENLPLTEAEQQIIDAGLTSSAAAEEYSDTVAEGNVITQNPLAGEVLPEGAVVALTVSKGPELSEVPDLVSLNQTDAENTIAAAGLSVGDVTEDYSDNIAAGLVISQSPLAGESIAVGSAVDFVVSLGVEMVTVPEISGLEQSQAEAAIISAGLTVGSVTEEHSSTVAEGLVISQSPLAGESIAVGSAVDFVVSLGEQPDPTGMTWVYIDDPGVSGHGGFTSYMSKYETTNAQYCQYLNEALASGDVQISGGEVYGASGDYSGEIYYDMDDSDAQISYSDGSFYVETRDGYDMSDHPVGEVSWYGAKAFAAYYGYRLPTEWEWQAAADYDGSYTYGCGTSIDHSKANYDDANPLGLSGRPCITPVGYYPAFGYGLCDMAGNVYEWTNSIYSGSDRVLRGGCWGRSGYVCSVSYRNYYYPYRPISSHGFRVVRP from the coding sequence ATGAGATTTCCAAAGGTGTTACTGAGCGTTTTCCTGTGTATTTCAATAGCGTGCAGTTCTTTTGCAGGTTCAATCCTTGATGTAAGCCCTTCAAATGCCGTAAAGGGAGAAGCCGCAATAATTTCGCTTGATTGCGACGGCACATCTTTCACTGCCGATCCTGTTCAGGGTGTGTGGCTGTTTAAAGGTTCTCAGCTGATAAAAGCTGAAAGCTATACGGTATTAGGCGATAAGCAGTTAGAAGCGGAGCTTGATGTCTCCGGCGGCGTAAGTGTTGGCCTTTGGACAGTAGTTATTAGTTCTGAAAGCGGCGTGCTTTATCTTGAAGATTCCTTCTTGGTTTACACCCCTGATCTAAGCGATGACGGAGTAGTTGATGCCCTAGATTTCAGTCTTTTTGCAAAGCATTTCCTCGAAGTAATGCCCGGCTATACCCTCGTACCTGATCTTGAGAATCTCCCGCTTACAGAAGCGGAGCAGCAGATAATTGATGCAGGGCTAACTTCCAGCGCTGCTGCAGAAGAGTACAGCGATACCGTTGCCGAAGGCAATGTGATCACCCAGAATCCCTTAGCCGGAGAGGTGCTTCCTGAAGGTGCAGTGGTTGCTCTAACAGTTTCAAAAGGGCCTGAGCTTTCAGAGGTGCCGGATTTGGTCTCCCTTAATCAAACTGATGCGGAAAATACAATCGCTGCCGCTGGGCTTAGTGTTGGTGATGTAACAGAAGACTACAGCGACAACATCGCTGCTGGCCTTGTGATAAGCCAATCGCCATTGGCAGGTGAGAGCATAGCTGTTGGTTCTGCTGTTGATTTCGTTGTTTCTTTAGGTGTGGAGATGGTAACAGTGCCGGAGATATCCGGCCTTGAGCAGTCTCAGGCGGAGGCGGCTATAATTTCCGCCGGTTTAACTGTAGGCTCTGTAACTGAAGAGCACAGCTCAACTGTAGCAGAGGGGCTTGTTATCAGCCAATCGCCATTGGCAGGAGAGAGCATAGCTGTTGGTTCTGCTGTTGATTTTGTTGTTTCGCTTGGCGAGCAGCCAGACCCTACCGGAATGACATGGGTCTATATTGATGATCCCGGAGTAAGCGGCCATGGTGGCTTTACCAGCTATATGAGCAAGTATGAGACGACCAACGCCCAGTACTGCCAATACCTCAACGAAGCCCTTGCATCAGGCGATGTTCAAATATCCGGAGGGGAAGTTTACGGGGCCAGCGGGGATTATTCAGGGGAGATTTACTACGATATGGATGATTCCGATGCTCAGATATCCTACTCAGACGGCTCTTTCTATGTTGAAACCCGAGACGGGTATGACATGAGCGACCATCCTGTAGGGGAGGTAAGCTGGTACGGCGCTAAGGCTTTCGCCGCCTATTACGGCTACAGGCTCCCCACAGAGTGGGAGTGGCAGGCGGCGGCAGACTACGACGGCTCATACACCTACGGCTGCGGAACGAGCATAGACCACAGCAAGGCAAATTATGACGATGCAAACCCGCTCGGCCTATCAGGCCGGCCATGTATAACCCCGGTCGGCTATTACCCAGCCTTCGGCTACGGCCTGTGCGATATGGCGGGAAATGTTTACGAGTGGACAAACTCTATCTACAGCGGAAGCGATCGTGTTCTCCGCGGCGGCTGCTGGGGCCGCAGTGGCTACGTCTGCTCCGTCTCGTACCGGAACTACTACTACCCGTACCGCCCTATCAGCAGCCACGGGTTTCGGGTAGTTCGTCCGTAG
- the lpxB gene encoding lipid-A-disaccharide synthase: MKRKIFISAMEPSAEKHCAELIQSANAKNSSLEFAGFGGEKMASAGCEILEDTVSRAAMIYNVLSQLGCYKKLISDAKRYLRENKIDLVVVCDSPAFNFHIAKAAKKLGIPVMFYVAPQLWAWAPWRIRKLRKCCDKLCCILPFEEQWFKARGVDAEFVGNPLFDELDIHPKENIKTYENYRPESAKICLLPGSRRAEIETLWKPMQETALKLWQKFPEAEFAAVGNNQSRIDMLRAEQIEGFECRYEIDSVIRTCLDSDLCLCASGSASLQAAAAGCPMVIMYQSSPVVWNLAGRFIVRLKHLSLPNIIAGKELVPEFMPYFKSAEPIAEAAGNLLENPEKLKSISKELTSLTNRMTEIESRNKTAEIMISMLS, from the coding sequence ATGAAGCGGAAGATATTTATAAGTGCTATGGAGCCAAGCGCAGAGAAACACTGCGCAGAGCTCATTCAGTCCGCTAATGCCAAAAACAGCTCGCTTGAATTTGCTGGCTTCGGGGGCGAGAAGATGGCCTCAGCGGGCTGCGAAATCCTTGAGGACACCGTATCTCGGGCAGCGATGATATACAACGTGCTAAGCCAGCTCGGCTGCTACAAAAAACTCATTAGCGATGCAAAGCGGTATCTCCGTGAAAACAAAATAGACCTTGTGGTTGTATGCGATTCGCCCGCCTTCAATTTCCATATTGCCAAGGCTGCTAAGAAGCTGGGCATTCCCGTTATGTTTTACGTTGCCCCCCAGCTCTGGGCATGGGCTCCATGGCGGATAAGGAAGCTGAGAAAGTGCTGCGATAAGCTCTGCTGCATACTCCCCTTCGAAGAGCAGTGGTTCAAGGCCAGAGGCGTGGATGCGGAATTCGTGGGCAATCCGCTCTTTGATGAGCTGGATATCCACCCGAAGGAAAATATAAAGACATACGAAAACTACCGCCCCGAATCTGCCAAAATCTGCCTCCTCCCGGGTTCACGCAGGGCAGAGATTGAAACGCTCTGGAAGCCTATGCAGGAGACAGCCCTGAAGCTCTGGCAGAAATTTCCCGAGGCCGAGTTTGCTGCTGTGGGGAATAATCAATCACGAATCGATATGCTCAGGGCGGAGCAAATTGAGGGATTTGAATGCAGATATGAGATTGATTCGGTAATTCGAACCTGCCTTGACAGCGATCTGTGCCTCTGTGCGAGCGGGAGCGCATCGCTTCAGGCTGCGGCAGCAGGCTGCCCGATGGTGATTATGTATCAGTCCAGTCCGGTGGTGTGGAATCTTGCCGGCAGGTTTATAGTTCGGCTCAAACACCTTTCCCTGCCAAACATTATTGCCGGCAAGGAGCTTGTTCCAGAGTTTATGCCCTATTTCAAATCCGCCGAGCCAATCGCAGAAGCAGCGGGAAACCTGCTTGAAAATCCTGAAAAGCTCAAGTCAATAAGCAAAGAACTTACCAGCCTGACAAACCGGATGACCGAAATAGAATCCAGAAACAAAACAGCTGAAATTATGATCTCTATGCTGAGTTAG